The Pseudanabaena sp. PCC 6802 genomic interval GCGACAGCGCGGCAGAAGGCGAAGTTTATTTTGTCGACGGATGGCAAGAGCTTTGAGGCAGAAAACCTGGCGGATGGCGAGACGATCGCCTGCGACTACCCCAATTTCCCTGACCACTTTGGTTTTTTCTTGCCCTTGGCGGGGATTACAACGGTTAAGCAGATTCGGGAGAATGCTTTTGATATTAAGGCAACGGGTCGTCTGAATCGGCTCTATGTAGAGTTGTTGAAAGATAATCCCGACTGGGACAAGGCAGAGCGTCGGGAAGATTTTAACCATTTTATGGCGCGACTGATTTTCTGCTTTTTTGCGGAGGATACGAATATTTTTCCCACTACCCCAAAAGGTGAGGGGTTGTTTACGAATACGATCGCGCAGATGAGCGATGCCTCGAATACCCATGAGGTGCTGTCGGAGGTGTTTCGGGCGATGTGTACGCCGCCCAAGGATCGCGAGGCGGCGGAGATTCGCAATTGGGCGGATAAGTTTCCCTATGTGAATGGGGGGTTGTTTAGCCCTCATCCTGACCCTCATCCCCTAACCCCTTCTCCCAAGCAGGGAGAAGGGGAACAAGAGGCTGTTTCTCCCCTCTCCCGACCTGGGAGAGGGGCTGGGGGCGAGGGTCTTCAGACTAGTGAAGGGGGACAAGAGGTTGAATACTGGGAAATTTCACCTGCCCTTAAGCAGAAAATGACTGAAGTTGCCCGTCAATTTCGCAAAGAACCTACTCCCAGTGAAATAATCCTCTGGCAAGCCCTGCGCGGACGCAAGCTAGAAGGACGGAAATTCAGACGACAACAACCGATTGGAGCGTTCGTTGTTGATTTCTTCTGTGGTGCAGAACGGCTGATTGTGGAAGTGGATGGGGGGGTGCATGAATCGCAGCAGGAAGCGGATCGACAACGGCAAGAATTGCTGGAGTCGTTGGGGTTGAGGGTTGTTCGGATATCGAGTGAGCTAGTTGAAACGAGGCTAGACGAGGTATTGGCTGTCGTGCGACAAGCGTTTGACCCTCATCCCCTAACCCCTTCTCCCAAGCTGGGAGAAGGGGGACAAGATCCGGCTCCCCTCTCCCTTTCTGGGAGAGGGGCTGGGGGTGAGGGTCTTATGGTGCCGCGTTTTAGTAAAGTAGCCCGATCGTACCTCCTCCACGTCGGCAATCTGGACTGGAAGCAGATCAATCCCGACATTTTCGGCTCGATGATTCAGGCGATCGCCGAGGACGAAGAACGCGGGGCGTTGGGGATGCACTATACCAGCGTGCCGAATATCCTCAAGGTGTTGAATCCGCTGTTTTTGGACGATTTGCGCGCTCAACTAGAAGCAGCGGGGGATAATGGCCGCAAGTTGCTGAATTTACGTCAACGGATGGCAAAAATTCGGGTGTTCGATCCGGCTTGTGGGTCGGGGAATTTTTTGGTGATTGCTTATAAGGAGATGCGGGCGATCGAAGCGGAAATCAATCAGCGGCGGGGGGAGAGCGATCGCAAATCCGAGATTCCGCTGACGAATTTTCGGGGGATTGAGATTCGCCATTTTGCCACGGAGATTGCGCGGTTAGCGTTGATTATTGCGGAGTATCAGTGTGATGTGTTGTATCGGGGGGCAAGGCTGGCGCTGGCGGAGTTTTTGCCGCTGAAGAATGAGAACTGGATTACTTGCGGGAATGCGTTGCGGTTGGATTGGTTGAGTTTATGTCCGCCGACAGGAACGGGGGTGAAGGTGCAGCGTGAGGATCTAGATTTATTTAGTACGCCGCTGGAGCAGACGGAAATTGATTTTGAGAATGAGGGTGGGGAAACGTATATTTGTGGGAATCCGCCTTATCTCGGATCGACTTGGCAATCGAACGAGCAGAAGGACGATCTAAAACTCATTTTTGATAGACGCACCAAAACCTGGAAGTCGCTGGATTATGTGGCGGGCTGGTTTATGAAAGCAGCGGATTATGGCACACAAACCCAATCTGCGGCAGCGTTTGTGTCTACGAATTCCATTTGTCAGGGACAACAAGTGCCGATTCTATGGCCGCTAATTTTTGCAACAGGACACGAAATTGCTTTTGCCCATACCAGTTTTAAGTGGGCAAATCTGGCGAGCCATAATGCTGGGGTCACGGTAGCGAT includes:
- a CDS encoding DNA methyltransferase encodes the protein MTEVARQFRKEPTPSEIILWQALRGRKLEGRKFRRQQPIGAFVVDFFCGAERLIVEVDGGVHESQQEADRQRQELLESLGLRVVRISSELVETRLDEVLAVVRQAFDPHPLTPSPKLGEGGQDPAPLSLSGRGAGGEGLMVPRFSKVARSYLLHVGNLDWKQINPDIFGSMIQAIAEDEERGALGMHYTSVPNILKVLNPLFLDDLRAQLEAAGDNGRKLLNLRQRMAKIRVFDPACGSGNFLVIAYKEMRAIEAEINQRRGESDRKSEIPLTNFRGIEIRHFATEIARLALIIAEYQCDVLYRGARLALAEFLPLKNENWITCGNALRLDWLSLCPPTGTGVKVQREDLDLFSTPLEQTEIDFENEGGETYICGNPPYLGSTWQSNEQKDDLKLIFDRRTKTWKSLDYVAGWFMKAADYGTQTQSAAAFVSTNSICQGQQVPILWPLIFATGHEIAFAHTSFKWANLASHNAGVTVAIVGISNHAGKVRQLFSVEDNGETVAKEADNINAYLVAGSNVEISKQAEPLAKTDEMLRGNMPYDGGNLLLSANDVNELDLTKEQRDRFIRRIYGSAEFIRGLSRYCLWIEDDELEEALAIEPIQQRIAGVRAMRLASRDKSANEMAARSHQMREMNIGKKQTVAVAAISSENRQFLPCGLLSPHETITNKVYALYDAPLWNMALIASRLHWVWIGTVCVRMRTDFSYSNTLGWNTFPVPTLTEQNKTDLTRCAEDILLARERYFPATIADMYDPDRMDSEFPLVREAHDRNDEILERIYIGRRFKNDTERLEKLFELYTKMTSQQASSQKSSNRKPKGRK